Proteins encoded together in one Micromonospora kangleipakensis window:
- a CDS encoding acetolactate synthase large subunit, with protein MTRPTPETLAHSVRRARPASEPASDADHAPTPRNGAAPAAPAVRQAAPAQVSGAGSLVRSLEALGVDVVFGIPGGAILPAYDPLYDSTVRHILVRHEQGAGHAATGYAQATGKVGVCIATSGPGATNLVTPIADAYMDSVPMVAITGQVARPSIGTDAFQEADIQGITLPITKHNFLVQTPEEIPQVLAEAFHLASTGRPGPVLVDIPKDVLQAPTTFAWPPTLDLPGYRPTLHPHGKQIREAARLMTGARRPVLYVGGGVLKAGATDGLRRLAELTGIPVVTTLMALGAFPDSHRQHLGMPGMHGTVAAVYGLQKADLIVALGARFDDRVTGKLDSFAPDATVVHADIDPAEIGKNRHADVPIVGDARHVIDELIAAVTSEQAARPATDLGDWWTQLDDLRNRYPLGYEEPADGTLSPQYVIKRLGEIAGPDTIFVAGVGQHQMWASQFISYEKPYTWLNSGGLGTMGYAVPAAMGAKVGKPDTVVWAVDGDGCFQMTNQELATCALEGIPVKIAVINNGNLGMVRQWQTLFYGERYSNTELGTHKHRIPDFVKLAEALGCVGLRCENAADVDKTIEAAMAINDAPVVIDFVVGKDAMVWPMVAAGTGNDEIMFARGVRPAFDEDEL; from the coding sequence GAGCGACGCCGACCACGCCCCCACCCCCCGCAACGGGGCCGCACCGGCCGCCCCGGCGGTACGGCAGGCCGCTCCGGCGCAGGTCTCCGGCGCCGGATCGCTGGTGCGCTCGCTCGAGGCGCTCGGCGTCGACGTCGTCTTCGGCATCCCGGGCGGTGCGATCCTGCCGGCGTACGACCCGCTCTACGACTCCACCGTCCGGCACATCCTGGTCCGGCACGAGCAGGGCGCCGGCCACGCCGCCACCGGCTACGCGCAGGCGACCGGGAAGGTCGGCGTCTGCATCGCCACCTCCGGCCCGGGCGCGACCAACCTGGTCACCCCGATCGCCGACGCGTACATGGACTCGGTGCCGATGGTGGCGATCACCGGCCAGGTCGCGCGTCCCTCGATCGGCACGGACGCCTTCCAGGAGGCGGACATCCAGGGCATCACCCTGCCGATCACCAAGCACAACTTCCTGGTGCAGACCCCCGAGGAGATCCCGCAGGTCCTGGCCGAGGCGTTCCACCTGGCCTCGACCGGCCGGCCCGGCCCGGTGCTGGTGGACATCCCCAAGGACGTCCTCCAGGCGCCGACCACCTTCGCCTGGCCGCCCACCCTGGACCTGCCCGGCTACCGGCCGACCCTGCACCCGCACGGCAAGCAGATCCGGGAGGCGGCCCGGCTGATGACCGGCGCCCGCCGCCCCGTGCTCTACGTCGGGGGCGGCGTGCTCAAGGCCGGGGCCACCGACGGGCTGCGCCGGCTGGCGGAGCTGACCGGCATCCCGGTGGTCACCACGCTGATGGCGCTCGGCGCGTTCCCCGACTCGCACCGGCAGCACCTCGGCATGCCGGGCATGCACGGCACCGTCGCCGCGGTCTACGGCCTGCAGAAGGCCGACCTGATCGTGGCGCTCGGCGCCCGCTTCGACGACCGGGTCACCGGCAAGCTGGACTCGTTCGCGCCGGACGCGACCGTGGTGCACGCCGACATCGACCCGGCCGAGATCGGTAAGAACCGGCACGCGGACGTGCCGATCGTCGGCGATGCCCGGCACGTGATCGACGAGCTGATCGCCGCGGTCACCAGCGAGCAGGCGGCCCGGCCGGCCACCGACCTCGGCGACTGGTGGACCCAGCTCGACGACCTGCGCAACCGCTACCCGCTCGGCTACGAGGAGCCGGCCGACGGCACGCTCTCCCCGCAGTACGTCATCAAGCGGCTGGGCGAGATCGCCGGCCCGGACACGATCTTCGTGGCGGGCGTCGGGCAGCACCAGATGTGGGCCAGCCAGTTCATCTCGTACGAGAAGCCGTACACCTGGCTCAACTCGGGGGGCCTCGGCACCATGGGGTATGCGGTGCCGGCGGCGATGGGCGCCAAGGTCGGCAAGCCGGACACGGTGGTCTGGGCGGTGGACGGTGACGGCTGCTTCCAGATGACCAACCAGGAGCTGGCCACCTGCGCGCTGGAGGGCATCCCGGTCAAGATCGCCGTGATCAACAACGGCAACCTGGGCATGGTCCGGCAGTGGCAGACCCTCTTCTACGGCGAGCGCTACTCCAACACCGAGCTGGGCACCCACAAGCACCGCATCCCGGATTTCGTGAAGCTCGCCGAGGCGCTCGGCTGCGTCGGGCTGCGCTGCGAGAACGCCGCCGACGTGGACAAGACCATCGAGGCGGCCATGGCGATCAACGACGCCCCCGTGGTGATCGACTTCGTGGTCGGCAAGGACGCCATGGTCTGGCCGATGGTCGCCGCTGGCACCGGCAACGACGAGATCATGTTCGCCCGGGGCGTCCGCCCCGCCTTCGACGAGGACGAACTCTGA
- the ilvN gene encoding acetolactate synthase small subunit, with protein sequence MTMHTLSVLVENKPGVLARVSGLFSRRGFNIDSLAVGETENPDVSRITIVVNAESSPLEQVTKQLNKLVNVLKIVELDPQVSVARELLLVKVRADRNGRAQVLETVNLFRARVVDVAPDTLTIEATGTPDKLDALLRDLEPFGIKEMVQSGTVAIGRGSRSITAGPALRAA encoded by the coding sequence ATGACGATGCACACCCTCTCCGTGCTGGTGGAGAACAAGCCGGGTGTCCTGGCCCGGGTCTCCGGCCTGTTCTCCCGGCGCGGCTTCAACATCGACAGCCTCGCGGTGGGCGAGACCGAAAACCCGGACGTCTCCCGGATCACCATCGTGGTCAACGCCGAGTCGTCCCCGCTGGAGCAGGTCACCAAGCAGCTCAACAAGCTGGTGAACGTACTCAAGATCGTCGAGCTGGACCCGCAGGTCTCGGTCGCCCGGGAGCTGCTGCTGGTCAAGGTCCGCGCGGACCGCAACGGCCGGGCGCAGGTGCTGGAGACGGTCAACCTGTTCCGCGCCCGGGTGGTCGACGTCGCGCCGGACACGCTGACCATCGAGGCCACCGGCACCCCCGACAAGCTCGACGCGCTGCTGCGCGACCTCGAACCGTTCGGCATCAAGGAGATGGTCCAGTCCGGCACGGTGGCGATCGGGCGCGGCTCGCGCTCCATCACCGCCGGGCCCGCGCTGCGCGCCGCCTGA
- the ilvC gene encoding ketol-acid reductoisomerase yields the protein MSVEVYYDDDADLGLIQGRKVAVIGYGSQGHAHALSLRDSGVDVVIGLPAGSKSRPKAEEQGLRVLTPAEAAAEADVIMILAPDTAQRALYAEAIAPNLAPGKALFFGHGFNIRYGLITPPADVDVAMVAPKGPGHLVRRQYVDGKGVPCLVAVEQDASGTAFQLALSYAKGIGGTRAGAIRTTFTEETETDLFGEQAVLCGGAAALVQTGFEVLTEAGYAPEVAYFECLHELKLIVDLMYEGGIARMRYSVSDTAEYGDLSRGPRVIDSRVKEEMRKILGEIQSGEFAREWVAEDEAGRPNFAKWRAEGAAHPIEETGQKLRAMMSWVDRPITETA from the coding sequence ATGAGCGTTGAGGTGTACTACGACGACGACGCCGACCTGGGCCTGATCCAGGGCCGCAAGGTCGCCGTGATCGGGTACGGCAGCCAGGGCCACGCCCACGCGCTGTCGCTGCGTGACTCCGGCGTCGACGTGGTGATCGGCCTGCCCGCCGGTTCGAAGAGCCGGCCGAAGGCCGAGGAGCAGGGCCTGCGGGTGCTCACCCCGGCCGAGGCGGCGGCCGAGGCCGACGTGATCATGATCCTGGCGCCGGACACCGCGCAGCGGGCCCTCTACGCCGAGGCGATCGCCCCGAACCTGGCCCCCGGCAAGGCCCTCTTCTTCGGCCACGGCTTCAACATCCGGTACGGCCTGATCACCCCGCCGGCCGACGTGGACGTGGCGATGGTCGCCCCGAAGGGCCCGGGTCACCTGGTCCGCCGCCAGTACGTCGACGGCAAGGGCGTGCCCTGCCTGGTCGCCGTCGAGCAGGACGCCAGCGGCACCGCGTTCCAGCTCGCCCTGTCGTACGCCAAGGGCATCGGCGGCACCCGGGCCGGCGCCATCCGGACCACCTTCACCGAGGAGACCGAGACCGACCTCTTCGGCGAGCAGGCGGTGCTCTGCGGCGGCGCGGCGGCGCTGGTGCAGACCGGTTTCGAGGTGCTCACCGAGGCCGGCTACGCCCCCGAGGTGGCCTACTTCGAGTGCCTGCACGAGCTGAAGCTGATCGTCGACCTGATGTACGAGGGCGGCATCGCCCGGATGCGCTACAGCGTCTCCGACACCGCCGAGTACGGCGACCTCTCCCGCGGCCCGCGGGTCATCGACTCCCGGGTGAAGGAGGAGATGCGCAAGATCCTCGGCGAGATCCAGTCCGGTGAGTTCGCCCGCGAGTGGGTGGCCGAGGACGAGGCCGGCCGGCCGAACTTCGCCAAGTGGCGGGCCGAGGGCGCGGCGCACCCGATCGAGGAGACCGGCCAGAAGCTGCGCGCCATGATGAGCTGGGTGGACCGGCCGATCACCGAGACCGCCTGA
- the serA gene encoding phosphoglycerate dehydrogenase: protein MNPVVLIAEELAPAAIEVLAHDFDVRHVDGTDRPALLSALAEADAVIVRSATQIDAEAIAAAPRLKVVARAGVGLDNVEVPAATARGVMVVNAPTSNIVSAAEQAVALLLAVARNTAAASAALKAGEWKRSKYTGVELQGKTVGVVGLGRIGVLFAQRIAAFGTRLIAYDPYIQPARAAQLGVRLVGLEELLREADFISIHLPKTPETVGLIGEKELAIVKPGVRIVNAARGGLVDEQALADAIAEGRVAGAGVDVYAKEPCTSSPLFAFDNVVATPHLGASTHEAQDKAGLAVAKSVKLALQGEFVPDAVNVQAGGVVAEDVRPLLPLAEKLGRAFTAVAGGVAASVTVEVRGEIVNHDVSVLKLAATKGLFSSVVEEQVTYVNAPHLAAERGVEVTLTTQPETVDHANLVTVRGALPDGRTVSVSGTVTQTGTRDVIKLTEVDGFDVEIGAEGILVFLRYVDRPGVVGTVGTLLGEAGVNIAAMQVARREAGGETLMTLTVDQALGADLLSSAADSIGAVAASAADLRDE, encoded by the coding sequence ATGAATCCTGTCGTACTGATCGCCGAAGAACTCGCTCCCGCCGCCATCGAGGTGCTCGCGCACGACTTCGACGTCCGCCACGTCGACGGCACCGACCGCCCGGCCCTGCTCTCCGCGCTCGCCGAGGCCGACGCGGTGATCGTGCGCAGCGCGACCCAGATCGACGCCGAGGCGATCGCCGCCGCGCCGCGCCTGAAGGTGGTCGCCCGGGCCGGCGTCGGCCTGGACAACGTCGAGGTGCCGGCCGCCACCGCGCGGGGCGTCATGGTCGTCAACGCCCCCACCTCCAACATCGTCTCCGCCGCCGAGCAGGCCGTCGCGCTGCTGCTCGCCGTCGCGCGGAACACCGCCGCGGCCAGCGCCGCGCTGAAGGCGGGGGAGTGGAAGCGGTCCAAGTACACCGGCGTCGAGCTGCAGGGCAAGACCGTCGGCGTGGTCGGCCTCGGCCGCATCGGCGTGCTCTTCGCGCAGCGGATTGCCGCGTTCGGCACCCGGCTGATCGCGTACGACCCCTACATCCAGCCGGCCCGCGCCGCGCAGCTCGGGGTCCGCCTGGTCGGGCTGGAGGAGCTGCTGCGGGAGGCCGACTTCATCTCCATCCACCTGCCCAAGACCCCGGAGACCGTGGGCCTGATCGGCGAGAAGGAGCTGGCGATCGTCAAGCCGGGCGTCCGGATCGTCAACGCCGCCCGCGGCGGCCTGGTCGACGAGCAGGCCCTGGCCGACGCGATCGCCGAGGGCCGGGTCGCCGGCGCCGGCGTCGACGTGTACGCCAAGGAGCCCTGCACCTCCTCGCCGCTGTTCGCCTTCGACAACGTGGTGGCCACCCCGCACCTGGGCGCCTCCACCCACGAGGCGCAGGACAAGGCCGGCCTGGCCGTGGCCAAGAGCGTCAAGCTGGCGCTCCAGGGCGAGTTCGTGCCGGACGCGGTGAACGTGCAGGCCGGCGGCGTGGTCGCCGAGGACGTCCGCCCGCTGCTGCCGCTGGCCGAGAAGCTCGGCCGGGCCTTCACCGCGGTGGCCGGCGGGGTGGCCGCCAGCGTCACCGTCGAGGTCCGCGGCGAGATCGTCAACCACGACGTCTCGGTGCTCAAGCTCGCCGCCACCAAGGGCCTGTTCAGCTCGGTGGTGGAGGAGCAGGTCACCTACGTCAACGCGCCGCACCTGGCGGCGGAGCGGGGCGTCGAGGTGACCCTGACGACCCAGCCCGAGACGGTCGACCACGCCAACCTGGTGACCGTCCGCGGCGCGCTGCCGGACGGCCGTACGGTCAGCGTCTCCGGCACGGTGACCCAGACCGGCACCCGGGACGTCATCAAGCTGACCGAGGTGGACGGTTTCGACGTGGAGATCGGCGCGGAGGGCATCCTCGTCTTCCTGCGCTACGTCGACCGGCCGGGCGTGGTCGGCACCGTCGGCACCCTGCTCGGCGAGGCCGGCGTCAACATCGCCGCGATGCAGGTGGCCCGCCGGGAGGCCGGCGGCGAGACGCTGATGACGCTCACCGTCGACCAGGCGCTCGGCGCGGACCTGCTCAGCTCGGCGGCCGACTCGATCGGCGCGGTCGCGGCCAGCGCGGCCGACCTGCGCGACGAGTAG
- a CDS encoding FAD:protein FMN transferase, translated as MRIDEQPRGRWVDEQARTRWIDQGAFGSRRPDLRLGTRSHRLDRSAGTAGDRITAQHTVRTSTAEYSLLLNAPEWLGRRLVGEALRDAVAELRAIDLTYGPTRPDSLVSKLRRGEITPESYPPLADLVGRCAAMRAATDGWFDAWAVPGGFDPGGLLGGWAVERAAARLRAAGIHDYAVLSGADLVVRGHAAHGGPWRVAVHHPTDARRAPLVLEMTAGAVGTSGVTGRRGHVVDPHTGEPADQLVAATVVGPDLAVADAYATALYAAGPAGLAWFRTGSDYRALFAHRRR; from the coding sequence ATGCGGATCGACGAGCAGCCACGGGGCCGATGGGTCGACGAGCAGGCCCGGACCCGGTGGATCGACCAGGGCGCGTTCGGCAGCCGCCGCCCCGACCTGCGGCTCGGCACCCGCAGTCACCGGCTGGACCGGTCCGCCGGGACGGCCGGCGACCGGATCACCGCCCAGCACACCGTCCGCACCTCCACCGCCGAGTACTCGCTGCTGCTCAACGCGCCCGAATGGCTCGGCCGCCGGCTCGTCGGGGAGGCGCTCCGGGACGCCGTGGCCGAGCTGCGCGCCATCGACCTCACCTACGGGCCGACCCGGCCGGACAGCCTGGTCTCGAAGCTGCGGCGCGGCGAGATCACCCCCGAGTCGTACCCCCCGCTGGCCGACCTGGTGGGCCGCTGCGCCGCGATGCGCGCGGCCACCGACGGCTGGTTCGACGCCTGGGCGGTGCCGGGCGGCTTCGACCCGGGCGGCCTGCTCGGCGGCTGGGCCGTGGAGCGGGCCGCGGCCCGGCTGCGCGCCGCCGGCATCCACGACTACGCCGTGCTCAGCGGCGCCGACCTGGTGGTACGCGGCCACGCCGCGCACGGCGGCCCGTGGCGCGTGGCGGTGCACCATCCGACCGACGCCCGCCGCGCCCCGCTGGTGCTGGAGATGACCGCCGGGGCGGTGGGCACCTCCGGGGTCACCGGTCGCCGGGGCCACGTGGTGGATCCGCACACCGGGGAGCCCGCCGACCAGCTGGTCGCCGCCACCGTCGTCGGCCCGGACCTCGCTGTGGCCGACGCCTACGCCACCGCGCTCTACGCCGCCGGCCCGGCCGGGCTGGCCTGGTTCCGCACCGGCTCGGACTACCGGGCGCTCTTCGCCCACCGCCGCCGCTGA
- a CDS encoding 3-isopropylmalate dehydrogenase — MARIAVVAGDGIGPEVVAQARKVIDAVLPGVQATEYDLGAARYHRTGEVLPDSVLAELAGHDAILLGAVGDPTVPPGVLERGLLLKLRFAFDQYVNLRPSRLWPGVSGPLATVKPGEVDLVVVREGTEGLYAGAGGSLHRDTPAEVATEESLNTRHGVERVIRDAFARARRRERRKVTLVHKTNVLTHAGSLWARAFAAVAAEHPDVTTEYQHVDAAAMFLVTQPQRYDVVVTDNLFGDILTDIAAAVTGGIGLAASGCINPAGTYPSMFEPVHGSAPDIAGKGVADPVAAVLSAALLLDQLGHADAAARVTAAVGTELAGRTPGVPLRTAEVGDRLAGYAVA; from the coding sequence GTGGCACGGATCGCGGTGGTGGCCGGCGACGGGATCGGACCCGAGGTGGTCGCGCAGGCCCGCAAGGTCATCGACGCCGTGCTTCCCGGAGTCCAGGCCACCGAGTACGATCTCGGCGCCGCACGCTACCACCGCACCGGCGAGGTGCTGCCCGACTCCGTGCTGGCCGAGCTGGCCGGGCACGACGCCATTCTGCTGGGCGCGGTCGGCGACCCGACCGTCCCGCCGGGGGTGCTGGAGCGGGGTCTGCTGCTCAAGCTCCGGTTCGCCTTCGACCAGTACGTGAACCTCCGCCCGTCCCGGCTCTGGCCGGGGGTCTCCGGGCCGCTGGCCACCGTGAAGCCCGGCGAGGTCGACCTGGTGGTCGTCCGCGAGGGCACCGAGGGCCTGTACGCCGGCGCCGGCGGCTCGCTGCACCGGGACACCCCGGCCGAGGTCGCCACCGAGGAGAGCCTGAACACCCGGCACGGCGTCGAGCGGGTGATCCGGGACGCCTTCGCCCGGGCCCGCCGCCGCGAGCGGCGCAAGGTCACCCTGGTGCACAAGACCAACGTGCTCACCCACGCCGGTTCGCTCTGGGCCCGCGCCTTCGCGGCGGTCGCTGCCGAGCACCCCGACGTCACCACCGAGTACCAGCACGTCGACGCGGCCGCGATGTTCCTGGTCACCCAGCCCCAGCGGTACGACGTGGTGGTCACCGACAACCTCTTCGGCGACATCCTCACCGACATCGCCGCCGCGGTCACCGGCGGCATCGGCCTGGCCGCCAGCGGCTGCATCAACCCCGCCGGGACGTACCCGTCGATGTTCGAGCCGGTGCATGGCTCGGCCCCGGACATCGCCGGCAAGGGCGTCGCCGACCCGGTGGCCGCGGTGCTCTCCGCCGCGCTCCTGCTCGACCAGCTCGGCCACGCCGACGCCGCGGCGCGGGTCACCGCCGCGGTCGGCACCGAGCTGGCCGGCCGGACCCCGGGCGTGCCGCTGCGCACCGCCGAGGTCGGTGACCGGCTCGCCGGGTACGCCGTAGCCTGA